The genomic stretch AGAAATGGCAGATTTTCGCCATCGAAGAAAGATGCTCtctctttattatgaattttaaaacataatgaaaggggaaaaaaatatataacattttttttgagacaaaaattattttgaaatggATGAAATGAATATTAAGATAAAATGATAGAATGAATTATATCCAACTCATAAAATGCACTAATCATATTGCAACAGTCTGTGTTGTATGGTTACTATTTTATACGTATGATTGCATTTTGTATACTTTTATTATGcatgttattgtatatatatgaaaatgatttgtgtatataaataacaaattagttggacttgcatttcattttttaatcaatttacggGAATGTCACTttaaaaacatatataaaagagtaaaatttaaacatttattttgtcTGTCTAAAACAATTCCTATTTTActtaaatttttgtttcaataTTAACTACTGCTAATGTAGTAATGTTATTTTACGTCCaattgataaagtatagaatggTATGAAAACCAAACACCCAACCGGTAAAGTAGAGAATCGCATGGAAACTGAACACGCGAGGTACAGGTGTCACAAACAAGtctgtaattataataattttagcCATATTATCATATCCAGATGTCGCTAGAACGTGCAGATGATTTCGCCATCTAGCAAACGCTTGCAGCAACTACATGCATGTAATATATGAGTTGGGCTGTACTATTTGGCTCCGGTGTTTGACCGTTTTTGGTTATAGGGCTGGAGCGCGTGTGTCAATCGTTTGTTTGCACatagtttttataataaatagtttaaAATGTCAGAAATCTCGATGACAGAAGCGCCGCATCTGCAAAAAATAGATTTAACTACTTTAAATCTTCAACAACTCACAGTATTGAAGCAACAATTGGACCAAGAACTCGGTGTTTTCCAAGATTCGTTGCAAACGTTAAAAATTGCTCAAAGTAAATTTCAAGAATCAGGATCATGCCTCGAGAAGATTTCTCCGTCCATGGAGGGTATAGTTACATTAGTATTCTATCCCGTAAATTCTAGTGTAAAGAATCTTTTTGATATTTAGTACTTTAAGGTTAGAAAATGTGAGAATGCTTAACTTGCTTCATTTTAGTAATATCATTGAATTTATTTTAGGTAATGAAATTCTTGTACCACTAACTGGATCCATGTATGTGGTTGGAAAACTGGTAGATACTAATAATGTTCTAATTGATATTGGAACTGGTTATTATGCTCAGAAGAAGGTGCCAGATGCAAAGGACTACTTCGATAGGAGAGTAGCTTATGTTACCGagcaaatggaaaaaattcagCAACTGGGTCTTGAGAAAAGTAAAATTAGAGACGCGACAGTGGATGTAATAGAAATGAAACTTCAAAATCAAATGCCGAAGGAAGATTGAGAACGCTTATAAAACATCaacttttttaaattatgcGTTTTTACCTAATCTGTTCTGTACTTTTATTGGTAATGTGATTAAATTACATTGTTCTGTACTTTTGTTAAGCTATGATAATAATTACTTGACATTTTAAAAGAACATTAAATTTTATAGTGATAAGATATTTTAGCTATCATTTTGTGATATTCACATTCTGTAAATGTgtgttatttattaatttgttggcactactttttattttatgcTTATATACTTCTTTCTAATAAATAGTAAACAAATTTTACCACTATTGCAATAAAAGTAACAATTCTATATTTGAAAGTATAAACTATTGCATTGCAAGATGATTTGATCAAGACGAGTAGGTGAGGAATTTGAGTAAAAAAAAGACGAAAGTAACGAAGgtgaattatttatttgtttttcaCTTAAGTAAAACTTCATTCACAAATAATAACAGCTTTTACCTAGAAACTTGTGATGATACAGTGTGGCAGTTATGTTTTACGGAATGTT from Bombus vancouverensis nearcticus chromosome 9, iyBomVanc1_principal, whole genome shotgun sequence encodes the following:
- the Pfdn5 gene encoding prefoldin 5, whose protein sequence is MSEISMTEAPHLQKIDLTTLNLQQLTVLKQQLDQELGVFQDSLQTLKIAQSKFQESGSCLEKISPSMEGNEILVPLTGSMYVVGKLVDTNNVLIDIGTGYYAQKKVPDAKDYFDRRVAYVTEQMEKIQQLGLEKSKIRDATVDVIEMKLQNQMPKED